From the genome of Oreochromis niloticus isolate F11D_XX unplaced genomic scaffold, O_niloticus_UMD_NMBU tig00007204_pilon, whole genome shotgun sequence:
tcttttatcctgtttacctctgctcttttctttttctcctcaccCCTAACATCTTGCAGGAGATTGCTGCACCTCCCTGAGCAAGGCTCTGCTggagggttcttcctgttaaaagggaaaaCACTGCCACcaagttttttctttaatattttagGGTCAATATAAATTACACATTATAGAGAAATACAAAACTAGACAAAAAATCTCTTCACCTGGTTTAAAGAATAACGAAGTAATGTAATCTATTTATCTGTATCTAACAAAGCTCTTATTTTCTCCAGATCTTTCACTGGCCTGCTAAAAATGCATATAGAGCTATTTCTTAGCTTTAACCAATGACTTTATAGTAAATAGACATGACTGTAGATTGTTTGAGGATGTGTGAGAAGATGAAAATGTCagccacaaaaacaacaaaacaacaacaaacaaacaaacaacaaaaaaagtacaTCACGGAGTAATTCATTTACCAGGATTCAGAAAGTGTGCTTCttaaactaaaaagaaaaaaatattccagTCCGTGTTCCCAAATGTGTACTAAGTATCGGTGGTTATCTCCCCCAGAGCGAAATTATGACATCAGGGACAGAGAGTTCGTGGCAATCAAACTGGCACTGGAAGAGTGGTGTCACTGGCTTTAGGGAGCAGAGCAGCTCTTCACCATCTGGACCGACCACAAGAACCTGGTTTATCTACCTTCAAACAAGAGATAAATGCTCGCCAAACCTGCTGGTCTCTGTTTTTGGGTTGATTCCATTTCGTTCTCTCTTATCAAAAGCTGATGCTGTCGCTCTCCAGTTTTCACAGATTACAGATCAGTTAGAACTGGAGCCGATCCTGCCCACAACCTGCATTATTGGAAATCTTACCTAGGATATCGAGTCCTTCATCCAGCAGCACCTGCAAGGAGATTCTGATCCCTGCTCAGGAGCCACAAACCGTCACTATGTACCTGTGGCTGCCTGTTCTGCCGTCATCCATTAGGGGCACACTGCACAATTTGCCTGCTACCTGGGGGTAAGCAGAACTATTTGTCAACTTAGGTGCTATGTCTGTTGGGACAATCTGGAGAAAAAATGTGAGGGACTATGTCACGGCCTGTTCCATCTCTGTCCGGAGTAAGAACAGCATGTGTCAAGCTGCTGGGTTGCTGCAACCGTTAGCTGTTCCCTATCGCTCATGGTCTCACTTCCTTTGTTACTAGTCTACCCACATCCAAGTAAGACTGCCATCCTCTTGGTTATAGACAGATTCTCTAAGGCTGCCCACTTCATTGCTCTCAATAAACTTCTGAAACTGCTAAAATCTTAGTTTTCAGACTCTGCAGAATGAATCCCTACAGAAATAGTCTCCGACAGGGGGCCTCAATTTGTCCCCCAAGCCTGGaaggttttcttttcttccttagAAACCAAAATCTGCCTGAGCTGTGGATTCAACCTCCAAACCAGTGGGCACACAGAGAGGCATAGCCAAAAGCTTGAGGCCGCCCCGCAGCCCCAACCTAAAACCCTTCCACTTGGCCTACTCAGTTGCCCTGGATCTGCTGACAACTTTTTAACCTCTTCGACTACAGGTCAGTCTCTGTTTAAAGCTTCTGTGGATTATGAACCATCTTTGTTCCCTTCTACAGAGTTAGATCTCACAGTGCGTTCTGTACAACTCCAATGTCAGCGGGTTTGTACATCCTCGCACCGTTCAtgatcagagatgggcagtaacgcgttacaagtaacccgtgtaatccgattacttttttcaagtaacaagtaaagtaagggattactattgcaaaaccggtaattagattactgttattTTCCCATAAGCACGGGGCGATCTGCGTTAACTCAcaaacggagatttgccgcgttaatgcggttatggcgttaatgtcattttaatgagattaacgctgacagcaccaGTAGCAATATAAAGTGTCCTGAGATCCCAGGAAAAATGTGAATccctttaagaaaaaataaaaataaaaaaggaaatcgTTGTACCCTACCACCCTCCAAAGACACAGGTGGCCTTTGGATTGAGAACATCTTTTGTAGACATCTCAAGTGGCATTCAATCCTTAGATGGCACCGCTCAGTCCTTAGCAGTACATTTCTACTATATAGAAAAACCAGCCAGAATATTCTTCACAGAATATATTAACTCTGTGGGTCAACATGTTACAGTATTGAAAATTCTACAACAGCTTGTGCATCTTGCTCCGTGCAGACAGAtgcaatgaaataaaaaatcatCTCACCCTGAGCAGGGACTTCTCATTATCAGCGCTGCGGTGCGTTCACGGTACATTGGTAAACTCAACACCCAAAAAAGTAATACTACGTGAAATGTATAAAAGGTGTTAATACAGGAAACCAGTAAAGGTATAACTATAGATGGAGCATGATGCTTATGAATCATGGACAAATAACACCAGTATTCTGGCTTTCATAATAAAGATGTCTGTGCTATTGACACGCAGATGTGGTTAACCCAATTCAATGCAAAAATATGAATGCTGCAAATTaccataaaaataaatgaataaataaatgatgaaaacattcacaacaacaacaagaataataataatagttctTATTAAATTATAAATACCGTCatcaataatatgataaacatCAGCATAAACTTTCTAGTGAGGGCATACTTGCATTTCACAAGAATGTGAGCAGGTTATTAATCTGTCATCTTATTGCTGAAGAATAGAAACAATAACAATAGCAGGTAAATGTCTTTATTGTGTGGCaatttgcattttatataaACATTGTTTCCACTTCTATATTTAAGTAATGGCAGAAAAATAAGTAACTACTGGAAATGTATTCTTAAAAGTTGTCATCAGCACATATGAGACTGTGGACAATGGTAGCTGAtagtgaaatgtttttttttatattagaaTGTAAAGAAGAAGGACAGctctaaaaaaaagttaaactgaGGTTAAGAGAAGCTGTACTATATGAAATAGAAACTAACCACAGATACAATAGATGCATTATtagagaaaaatgaaatgactgACATGGAAGTTACAATTCTGCTTGCTTTTCCTCAAGGACTTCAATCAGTTTTTTCAGTTGTCCCAGTTTCATTTCAGTTTCCTCTATTTTCTCACCCAACTCTTCATTCTCCCTGTCAGTGTTAGCCTGTATTTCAATCGCATAATTCTTAATGTTCTCCATAAATGTGTCAACTTGAGGAAAATCATCAGGTAAAACTTTTGCAGATTTCTTCATCAGTGCGATCAACGGGTCAATAAGGCTCAAGTATTCACTCAACAGTTCAGAACCGAAGTTCACTCCTTCCTCACGGTCAGCCTGATGGGACAAAATGTAACAGTTTCATATTACAGGAAGTCAGTTTACTATGTTGTAACATTATACTGGTCAAATATATCTACAAGTTTCTTATTGCAGTTCTCTGAACATGTACTGACCTTCAGTCTGTCCAATTGTTGTTTTATGTTCTGATAGTTTTCTTTGAGTTGTTTCTGAAAATCCAGCATATACAGTTATTAAAAGAATTTAAATTACACCAGCAACTTTGTTTGTGGTGACTCGCAAAATTACTGaaggttaagaaaaaaaacctattTACCAGCTCCTTGTCTATTAGTGTGCTTGAAAGGCAAACCAGAGACAGCAGTGTGAACATGAGGAACAAGCCTTTGGTGGTGCTGCAAACAGTCACTGCCGCCATCGCTGTTCTGAGTAACTCTGTCTCTAAGTGTAAGTTATACAGTGTTAAGAGTTGAACTGAAGGTTTACAAAACTGCAGCTGAACGTCTTCATTATCCAGTGGAGTTAtcatttgaaattttaaaaagtgcgACTTTAAGGATTCACAAAAAATCACAACTGAAACAACTgaatttgaaacatttttaatttctataTAAGAAAATGTGAAGTCTGTATAAACCATGTTATAGTGAGTTACTTACCTGTGATGTCAAAAGAAGCCGATGAATGAAGAAACGAAGATTTGGCTCATCACAAAATTCTTTTATACATCCTTGTGGTTACACCTCGCATTTTGCGTAacactttgtttgtgtgtgtgtgtgtgtgtgcgtgtatgtgtgtgtgtgtgagagagagagagtgtgctCGCGTGCATGTGCGGTTGGGTGTGCTGCAGTGTGGTCTGCGTGCAGAGGCATTAGCACTTAGCTTCCTCgggttttcagttttgtttcacacaaaaaaaacctgaagaTGCCAAGAAGACaactagagaaaaaaaagtgcacaaaacatacaacaaataaatgtactgtttaaacatttcaaatgtgcaaaaacaatTCTGTTCACCTTTTACATAATATGTAAATAGGCTTGGATGACAGCTGGGAATGatgcataaaagaaaaatgaaattgcTGAATGTATATTGCATGAGATCCAGAAATTTAAAGAAACCTTTTTCTGTGgggcgatcatggctcaagagttggcagtttatCTTGTAATccgaaggttgccggttcgagccccggctcagaAAGCCCCAGTCGTtatgtccttgggcaagacacttcacccattgcctactggtggtgctcagagggcccagtggctccagtgtccggcagcctcgcctctgtcagtgcgccccaggacagctgtggctacaatgtagcttgtaatcaccagtgtgtgaattggtgaatgactgaatctagtgtaaagtgctttggggtccttagggactaagtaaagctctatacaaatacaggccatttataaattaaaaaaatctgtccGTACTTTAAGATTCTCGTTCTTCTAAAGTGTCCGAGAACGCAGTTTGGTCATCTAAAAAGACAGGCACTTCGGTGAGATGAGATTGCCTTACACACTTCTCCATCAGGCGTCGGAAGTTGCCTGGGGAGTTTGTGACATCCTATTAAATTCAAAGAAGCCAAGGGGACTTAGGTTTGTTATCCTCAGCTACCTCCACCTGATAGTAACCGGACTTAGGGTCCATGACCGAAAACCATTTAGCTTCACTGAGAGCTGTGAATGTTTCCTCAGTCTTTGACAGGGTATATGCATCTTGGATAGTTCTTAGATTTAATTTACAGTAATCTATGCATAGCCTTTTCGACCCATTATTTTTCCTTGCCAATACAATTGGTGAGGGAAAAAGGCTTTGTGGCTCTCGAATGATACCTGCATCAAGTAGTTCTCTTAGACGTTGTTTACAGCCTCCCTGTCACTTGGGTATATGGGCCTTGGCCGTGCTTAGAGGGGCTTTTCATTGGTCAATTTGATTTGGTGTTTTACAACTGTGGTGTGGCCATGTGACATCTCAGCTTTTCCAGAATATGCTCTTTCCATTGCTCTGGGATGAGAGAATTATCAAGATTGAATGTGTGGTTGTCATTGTTTAGTTCATTTCAACTTGTAAGATTCATAGTTCGACTAGATGTTAGTGAACAAACATATTGGGCCGCACAGCTTGAGCAACAATGCTATTTGACTGCAACGTAACAGCATAGTCACTAACATTGTGTACAATGACAGGTACTTTACTGCTGACATTAAAAGGAATGTTTACTAAAGCCAACTCGAGAAAAAATCCACCTGGTAACTTGTATTGCTCATGCGACTCAAGGACAAAACTTGTGTTCCGGTTGTTCTTTCTTAATCTCACATTTCCGATCAGACAGTGTTTCTGTCTTGCAGGGATTGTCACTGTCCCTTTACTAAACAACGTGACAGGGCAGGAATGGGTACCATTCCTTTGTGCTTGGACAGCATGTTGAAAGATCATTGCAAACTGCTTAGAGTGTAGCTTGTGAATAAACTTGGGGCCATCTTGTCCACAAACCTTTAAAAGCACATTTGTCCCTATCAACAGCAgaattttactgttaaagtgaCATTCAGGAACAACAAGGGTCAAAATGACTAGTTGTTGTTCTTGTCGGGGAAAGGGAAAGCCATCAGGTAAAGCTTTCACAGATTTCTTCATTAGTGTGATCAATGGGTCCATAAGGCTCAAGTATTCACTCAACTGTTCGGAACCAAAGTTCACTCGTTCCTCATGCCCAGCCTGATGGGATCAAATGTAACAGTTTCATATTACATGAAGACAGTTCACTATGTTGTAACGTTATATTTGGTCACATATATCCACAGTTTGAAACGTTTTAATATCTATATAAGTAAATGTGAAGTCTTTGTAAAAACCATGTTATAGTGAGTTATTTACCAGTGATGTCAAAAGAAGCTGATGAATGAAGAAATGAAGATATCACAAAGTTCTTTTATACGTGCTTGTGGTTACAGCTCAGTTTTTTGCACaactctttgtgtgtgtgtgtgtgtgtgtgtgtgtgcgtgtgctgcAGTGTGGTCTGTGTGCAGAGGCATTAGCACTTAGCTCCTCAGgctttcatttttgtttcacaGATATTTGCCTGTTTCACATGAAAATGCCAAGGTGACaaccagagggaaaaaaagtacaCAAAACATACAACAAATACACATACTgtttaaatatttcaaatgtGCACAAACAATTCTGCTCACCTTTTACATAATTTGTCAATAGGTTTGGATGACAGCTGCGAATGatgcataaaagaaaaataaagtttttgtatGTCAATATCAGTCAGGCACAGGGTTTGATGAGGGGAGAAAACTAGTATGCTGATCATTCAGAGTCTTGCAAAGACCTTGAGTGATGGGCAGGTCTTCTACAGCAACACAAGGGAAGACACCAGCCTCCTCCGCAGCCACGCCACAGACCAGGCTCCGCCACAATGAGAAACTGTACTTATTGCTTGTTTCACTTTCCTGTAAACAAACCACATTTATGGAAAAAAGATTCACAAAGGTGATGATTTATGGCCTTGGCAACTCCCATTGTGTGAGTGCTTCTTTCTTTTACTCTCCTCCACTCTTTGCTATCTGGTGTGAGTGCAGCTGTGAGTACAGACTATTTCCACAGCTAGTAGCAAATCAAGGTCTTCACTCCAGTTAGATGATTCTTGCACTTGTTCCTCTCTTGTCCTCTGTCTTAGAAAACCCTCGGTGTTCCAGCTGTTACCTCCTCGCTGTCTCCTCTTGATTCATCCCTTGGAAAGAAAAATTCTACCTCAGATTCCCTCACATGTTCAACTTGAACCTGAAA
Proteins encoded in this window:
- the LOC106097127 gene encoding uncharacterized protein LOC106097127 isoform X3 — protein: MAAVTVCSTTKGLFLMFTLLSLVCLSSTLIDKELKQLKENYQNIKQQLDRLKADREEGVNFGSELLSEYLSLIDPLIALMKKSAKVLPDDFPQVDTFMENIKNYAIEIQANTDRENEELGEKIEETEMKLGQLKKLIEVLEEKQAEL
- the LOC106097127 gene encoding uncharacterized protein LOC106097127 isoform X2, whose amino-acid sequence is MAAVTVCSTTKGLFLMFTLLSLVCLSSALIDKELKQLKENYQNIKQQLDRLKADREEGVNFGSELLSEYLSLIDPLIALMKKSAKVLPDDFPQVDTFMENIKNYAIEIQANTDRENEELGEKIEETEMKLGQLKKLIEVLEEKQAEL